From the Bacillus sp. SM2101 genome, one window contains:
- a CDS encoding sensor domain-containing diguanylate cyclase, with product MELVEEQIYTRIKAELFDLLLIDDNHSNYYHIPSELTYLIKTNLQALEVSLFLYNHEIDHFFLEASTMTSVVEELDQFFISSAKILPHLLNKTIIRQPLVVLDQLGDSSVTIPFKTLIEENGFLLIKQSNVNEYSNQFLQKIGRECEKFVNQVRKFTNITNEEKRYEQLNQITAKFHSSMSIDSVLEEIIETLEDIFPSFTHHLLLSHDNNNQNHMQIRDLNYDDNHIHELAMKAYVNGEVFFEQKEKQSILYAPLRGKQGVYGVLQITAHNSIAFPKREVDFIILLANTAGSAIENAQLYQQSKRLIVDLQLINATSHTLNSNLRLREIMAFMTDQMINSFNAQEVVFVLIDDNNELTVLPGSTSFFETKDSEEYIHFIHKKIKEEMDSLFIGELQTDHIVNAIYRSLMSVPMVHSDKLKGFALILHKQPHHFTFEYFKLMQSLIHHSTLAFSNSMLREELEKLVITDHLTKLYSRKYLDEKILYSLSEDPQGTLLLIDIDNFKEVNDTYGHQVGDDILIQVADIIKMHIREKDIGARWGGEEFAIYLPRVDCKIGKEVAKRLIKKIENGTNPKITISCGLSYWGNDYKNSLNDLIFHADKALYKAKGSGKNQLVTYNVEN from the coding sequence ATGGAACTAGTGGAAGAGCAAATATATACACGTATTAAAGCAGAGTTATTCGATCTGTTATTAATTGATGACAATCATAGTAATTATTATCATATACCATCGGAGTTAACCTACCTTATTAAAACTAATTTACAAGCGTTAGAAGTTAGTTTGTTTTTATATAACCACGAAATCGATCATTTTTTTCTAGAAGCTTCAACTATGACAAGTGTTGTTGAAGAGCTAGATCAGTTCTTCATTTCATCTGCAAAAATTTTACCGCATCTTCTCAATAAGACTATTATAAGACAGCCGCTAGTTGTACTTGATCAATTAGGAGATTCTTCTGTGACGATCCCTTTTAAAACTTTAATAGAAGAAAATGGTTTTTTATTAATAAAACAGAGTAACGTCAATGAGTATAGCAATCAATTTTTACAGAAGATAGGAAGAGAGTGCGAAAAATTTGTTAACCAAGTGAGGAAGTTCACAAATATTACTAATGAGGAAAAACGCTATGAGCAACTGAATCAAATAACAGCAAAGTTTCATTCCTCCATGTCAATCGACAGCGTTTTAGAGGAAATAATTGAGACACTTGAAGATATTTTTCCATCATTTACACATCATTTACTTCTTTCACATGACAACAACAATCAGAATCACATGCAAATTAGAGATTTGAATTATGATGATAACCATATTCATGAGCTCGCAATGAAAGCATATGTCAATGGTGAAGTGTTTTTTGAACAGAAGGAAAAACAATCGATCTTGTATGCTCCTCTTAGGGGTAAGCAAGGTGTGTACGGAGTGTTACAAATTACAGCACATAATAGTATCGCTTTTCCTAAACGGGAAGTAGATTTTATTATATTGCTAGCAAATACTGCAGGTAGCGCGATAGAGAATGCACAATTATATCAACAGTCGAAACGATTGATTGTTGATTTACAGCTAATAAATGCAACTTCACATACGTTAAATTCTAACCTTCGTTTAAGAGAAATAATGGCATTTATGACAGACCAAATGATAAATTCGTTCAATGCACAAGAAGTGGTTTTTGTGTTAATTGACGATAACAACGAGCTTACGGTATTACCAGGAAGTACAAGCTTTTTTGAAACTAAGGATAGTGAGGAATATATCCACTTTATCCATAAAAAAATAAAAGAAGAAATGGATTCGCTCTTTATAGGAGAGCTTCAAACTGATCATATAGTGAATGCTATTTACCGATCTTTAATGTCAGTACCAATGGTACATAGTGATAAATTAAAAGGGTTTGCACTTATTTTACATAAACAACCACATCATTTTACCTTTGAATATTTTAAATTAATGCAATCGTTAATTCATCATTCTACGTTGGCATTTTCTAATTCTATGTTAAGAGAAGAATTGGAAAAGCTAGTTATTACTGACCATTTAACGAAGCTTTATTCAAGGAAATATCTAGATGAAAAGATTTTGTATTCATTAAGTGAAGATCCCCAAGGAACGCTATTACTTATTGATATCGACAATTTCAAAGAGGTCAATGACACATATGGTCATCAAGTAGGAGATGATATTCTTATTCAAGTGGCCGACATTATTAAAATGCATATACGAGAGAAAGACATAGGTGCGAGGTGGGGTGGAGAAGAATTTGCTATTTACCTCCCAAGGGTAGATTGTAAAATTGGTAAGGAAGTTGCTAAACGTCTAATAAAAAAGATTGAAAATGGTACAAATCCAAAAATTACGATTTCATGTGGGCTGTCTTATTGGGGAAATGACTATAAAAACAGTTTAAACGATTTGATCTTTCATGCAGATAAAGCGCTGTATAAAGCGAAAGGTTCAGGAAAAAATCAACTTGTCACTTATAATGTTGAGAACTGA